The DNA segment GATGCCCGTCAAGATGGATGACCGCCGCCGCCTTAACCCAGCCTGCATGGCCGGTGAGGTCGTGGACCACGGTTCCGGAGCTTAAGTCCCATACCTGGATACGCCCGTTGTCGGCACCCGCGACGACGTAGGGGCGGCCGTGCATATGCGTCGCTGCTAGGGCATCGACCCATGCTCCATGGGCGACGAACTCCCCGGTCTGTGTGGCGGAAGCCAGGTCCCACACGCTGAAGCCGCCGTAGCCGCCGACGAGGAGGCGGCTACGGTTGGCGAGCTGTACAGCCGTCATGGAGGTTGCGGATCCGACGTGGCCAGGCATTTCGCCGACCAGTGCGCCGGTCAGTGGGTCCCATATCCGCATGCCGCCGTAGCCGCCCGTGACAATCTGGGGGACGCCCCCGGAGTCGACCAAGGTGAGGGCCTGAATCTCCGCCGCCATCTGCGCTTCGCCCGGATCTTCCGGGGAGGGGTCCAGGGCCTTTCCGCTGTGTGCGTCCCACACTTCGATGTAGCCCAGGTCGTTGCCGGTGACGGCGTAGGGGTGGCCCTGCGCCGTGTAGGTCGCCAGGGCGGTCGGAGGCGAGCTGGCAGGAGCCGCCCAGCGAACCGTCCAGTCCGTGGAGCGCTCGAGCGTCGTCTGCAGCGGTCCGTTCTTGCGGAATGCGGCACTCATTGCCAAGAGTTGGCGGCGGGCGTCGAGCGGCGTGGAGGTTCGCTCGGCGAAGGCGCCTTCGTAGGTTGCTGCGTTCGCCTCGGCTTGTGGTCGCAGGGCGCCCCTTGCCTGCGGCAGCAGTTCAAGGAGGACTGGCGGATCTGCGAAGACGAGGTAGTCGGCGTCTTCGAAGACCTGGTCCAGGTAGCCTGCGTCGGCGGCGTGCTGCGGCAGGTGGCGTTGCAGGTATGGCGCGGCAAGATGCCACAGCGCCTGTCCTTTCTCGTCGCGCGGCACTGAGGCGAAAAGGCCTCGGTAGAGCTGTTGGCGGTCTTCGTGGCTGGCGGACTCGCGCCACCAGTCGGCCACGCCCTGGTGGAAGAGGCGGTAGAGGGTGGTGCCGTCCTCGTCGACACTGCGGCTGAGGTAGAGGCGTGCCTCGTTGTCCAGGAGGTGGTACAGGGTCTTCAACGGCACCTTTTGGCCCTGGCCGGTGGGGTCGAAGGCCACGGCGTCGGCCAGTACGCGCTCGGGCATGCCCTGTCCCTGCGCAAAGGCTAGTGCAGTCAGCACGACCCGCAGGAGAGGCTGGTCACCGTGACGCTGGAGATCCATCTCCAGCAGGTCGGGCAGGTTACGTGGGACGGCGTGGCCAAGTCGCGCTGCTTCTTCGATGGCGGAGCTGTGCTCGGTGCTGGACAGCATGAAGTTCACGTAGAGGCCGGCGGTGAGGAACTCCCCCAGGCGTAGGTACTCCGGTACATCGGTCTCTTGCTCCTGGGGGTCGTCGGCCAGTCGTCTGGCGATGGCTTGCGCCAGAGCGTTGCGGGCCTGTCCCATGGGGCCGGTGGTGTAGGGGCCGGCTGCTGCCAGCAGGCGCTTCACGTAGACGAACAGGTCGTCGCGGAGTGCCTCCGGAACAGTGGCGTCGAGGTCGAGGCACTCGTGGCCGTTCCGTGGGGTGAGCAGGACGCTGACCCGGGTGTCCTTTCGTGTAGCGATCAGCAGCCGGATGAGCCCTTTGTACCTGCGGGCCAGGGGGTAGAGCAGCACCTGGGTGATCGATTCGGGCTCGTTCGACTCGTCGAGGGCGTCAATGATGATCGTGATGGGGCGTTCCGAGTGTTGTTGGCTTTCCTGCAGCAGCGTGAAAAGGGCGCCTGCCGAGTCGTGGCCGGGAACCGCCCCGGCCGGTGACGGTTCGGGCAGCAAGGCCAGGACGTGGCGTACCTGCTCGGACAGAGCCCGCACCATGTCGTTCAGCGCCATGTGACGAGCGTGAATGACGAGCAGCCGGTCGTTCGTCCCCGGAACCGTGTCGGCGAGGCCTCCCCAGAGCGGCTTGGTGTATTCACGCAGGCCCGGGTGTGCGGCGCAGACCAGCATGCCGAGCAGCGCCGATTTTCCGGCCCCCGGCTTGCCGGTGACGACGCACAGGGTTGGAGCGGCGTGCTCGTCGTCCAGCCAGCTCGAGAGCTGGCTCAGGTCTTCCCTGCGTCCGCTGAAGTACCCTTCGCGCCAGTCCCGCTGGACAGGCTGGGCACCGCCGGCGCGGCGCATGAAGTGCAGGGGGTCCACCGCCAGGTCGGCCAGGCGGGCGATTGCCGCGGGCAGGCGCTCCTCTGGGGCAGTCTCGGCAAAGCGCGGGTTGGGAAAGAACGGCAGGTTCGAGAGGTCGGCGTGGCTGGGGACCAGACTCGTCAGGACCTGCTGCGGCAGGCCCCTCTCCTTGGCCACGAGCTCGCGTACGGCGGCTTCGACTTCCTTCCAGAGGGCGTTCGCCGGGATGTACTGAACCGATGGATCAATCCGTAACTCGCCGCGGAGGTAGCGCTCGAGGACCTGGACCAGTGCTCGGCTGAGCCGGTAGCCGAATGCCTTGTCCCGATGTCCCGTTGCGGCGAGGACCCAAGCTCGACGCTCGGCAATGTCCATCCGTGCGTGCCATGCGGTGACAGCGGCCTCGCCGGCGTAGCAGACGTCCAGGACGAACAAGGTGACGGGGCGGTGGTCGTCGGGGTGATCCTCAATCCTCTCGATCCAGCCGCTGACAGGTCGCCGAAGGCGCATCGCGTCGTGGTCGAGGAGGTACAGCTTCTCGCTGCTGCCATCCGCCAGTTCGCCGTGCCCCACGACGTGCACAATCAAGACCGCTATGTCTGACGCGGTCACCAGGCTCTCAAGCGTCTCGTCGTAGTCGGTGTGCTCCGGCTGGGGCGGAAACTCCTCGTACCCGAACTCAGACAGAACCTGTGCGACGCACTGAGCCTGGTCAGGTGCGCTGTCCAGTGGGTCAAGGCCCAGTCTGGGGGACAGACCATCGGCGTCACGCGTGAGCGGGATTCCGAGGGACAGTACGACACGCCGTCTCGGAGCACCTTCGTGGCGCCCAGTAGGCGCCGCCCCGGCTGTCTCCCCCATCCGTGCGCCCAGTCCCCCCTGTCGCGGCCGGTTCCTGCCACCGACCCTAGACGCCGGGTTCGTTTCCGCATACGAGATCGCTCAAAGCCAGGCGTTGCAACGGGCGGACGGGTCCATCATGCACTTGACTCGCCCAGCATCGAGAGAGGCAGAAAGTGATGGAGGCTCAATCGCCCCTCACCGGCGACGCCGCGTCCGGCCTTACCGTCGTCGCCGTTCACGGAGTCGGGAACAGTTTCGGTGCAGACGTATCCAGCGGCATGAGGGAAGAGCTGAGAGCAGTGCGAGGGGCGGCCTGGACGCGTCACCTAGCGGATGGACTGGGCGTCGCTCCCGAGAACATCAACCTCGACTTCGCGTACTACGCCGACAAGCTCCTCCCCGGCGTCGCCGAGCAGGGAGCTGACCCTCTTGACGGCCTGAACGATCCGCTGGAGCAGGAGATGCTGACAGCATGGTCCGCGCAACTCGGCGTTCCCGCGGACGTCGTGCAGGGGCATCTCACGATCCCCTTGCGCCAGATCACCACCTGGGTGGCAACACGGTTCGACCTGGCCGAGGGCCCTCTCAGAGTCTTCATCCGCCTGCTGTTCCGCGAAGTAGCCGCCTATCTGCGGGCGCACGATTGCCCGAACCGTCTCGCAGCGCGCGAAGAGGTCGCCGCGCGTATCGCGCGGCAACAGCCGAGGGTCGTGATCGCGCACTCACTCGGCTCGGTCGTTGCCTACGAAGCGCTGCACGCCCATCCCGAACTGCAACCGGAACTGTTCCTCACACTGGGCTCGCCGCTGGCCCTCCCACAGGCCGTGTTCCACCGGCTGTGCCCCACCCCCCAGGGTGCAACACCGCACCTGAACGGCCAGCGCCCACCAGGCGTCGGCCGCTGGGTGAACGTCGCCGATCCCGGCGACCCTGTGGCTGTGCCCCCGCAGCTAAGCCGCTACTTCAAGGGGCTCTCCCTGGATCACACGGCCGCCATCGCACCCTTCGACTTCCACCAGGCCAAGAACTACCTCCGATCCGCCGCCACCGCGGCCACGATCGGCCCATACCTTGATCTGTGAGGCAGTCAGCCGCGGTGAACTCTGCCGAGCGGGGCGGAGCTGGTGACCGAGAAGCCGCTGGAACGGGCGGCACCGAACCGGGTCCGCCTGCTCTGGTGGGGCCTCGGGGGCGGGTATGTGCTGGTGCTCGCCCTGCTGCTGGTGAAGGCGCTAATACTAACCGGCGCCACCGGGGTGGTCCGGGGGGTCTTCTGGGCGGTGGCCCCCCTCCTGATCGCCGGCGGGGTGGAAGGCGTGCGGGCCGGGTGGCAGGTGTTCCGGGAGCCCTAGGCGGCTGGGAGGAGGCCTTGCGGTGGCCGTCGCCCTGGCAGGCTCGCTCTTGAGTCTGCTCAGCGCTCCCGGAGGTGGGGAAGCGGACCGCGGCCCGGTGGACACGCCGCGTGCCGCACCGCCATCGTCGGCTCACCATGTAGCTCCGACGCCAACCTACGACCCGGGTGTACCACAGCCCTCTCCGCGGCTTCCCCTCTACGTTCCGGCGGATACCCGTACGTCTGTGCTCACAGTGGCCTTCACGCGCGACACCGATGTGCTCACGCCCAGAGATCCCTCGGGCATGACACCGGTAGGCACGCTCCCCCGCCGCACCGCGGTTGGTGTCGAGTGTGCGACAGCTGACCGAGACGGCACCGAGTACCTGAAGATCGCCAACGAGCCCAGGAACTACTACGTCCCGGAGAACAAGTTCCGGATCACCATCGTGACCGTTGAGGGCCTTGACGACTGCTATCCGCACGTCGTCCCACCCAGCAAGTGACGCCCTGGGGAGGGGCGCAGAATGGTGCCCCTCTTCGTCATATCGGCCCGGACCCACGCTCCTTGTTGCACACCCAGTGCCGTCGCGCCGCGGCGACACGGTTGAGCGCCGGGGTTGGGCTGGATGGGGCAGGTCACTGGAACGGGTCTTGTCCCGTCCAAGGGCGTTCTTGGAGGCTCGTAAGACGCCCCCTGTGTTGAGGAGGATCCGTGCCGTCCGAAGCCGACATTCTGGCGCCGCCGCAACGGGTGGCTGAACGCGTGGCCCGCTGGGAGACATTCCTCGACGGGGTGGTGCCGGCGAAGAAAGACGGCGTCGGCGCCAACCTCCTGATCTCGACGTGGAACCTGCGCGCCTTCTCCGACCTGACCAAGGCCTGGACCACCCCGGACGGCGCCTCGCCGAAGCGGAACTTCACCGACGTCCACCTGATCGCGTCGGTGATCCGCCGCTTCGACGTGGTCGCGGTGCAGGAGACGCGCGGGAACCTGCGCGCCCTGCGCTACCTTCTCAAAGTCCTCGGAGACGACTGGGCGTTCATCCTCACCGACGTCACCCTCGGCAAGGAGGGCAACGGGGAGCGGCTGGCGTTCCTGTTCGACACCCGACGGGTGAAGCCGTCCGGCCTGGCCTGCGAGCTGGTCGTCCCGATCGAGCAGGACGCGGGCGTGAGCGCCGGGGAACTGGAGCGGCAGTTCGCCCGCACTCCGTACGCCGTCAGTTTCCTCTCCCAGGGCCAGACCTTCACCCTGGTCACCCTGCACGTCCTGTTCGGGGAGAGCGCCGCCGGCCGGGTCCCGGAACTGAAGGCCATCGCGAAGTGGCTGGCCACGTGGGCGGAGCGGGAGTTCGGCTGGGACCACAACCTCATCGCGCTGGGCGACTTCAACATCGACCGCGCCGGAGACCCGCTGTTCGAGGCATTCACCTCCACCGGCCTGGTCCCCGCACCCCAACTGACCGGACTGGCACGCACGATCTTCGACGACCCCGGCGCGGAGCACTTCTACGACCAGATCGCCTGGTTCACCAAGGGACAGAAACACCGCCCCGTGCTGACCCTGGAAGCCACCGTCGGCGGCCACATCAACTTCGTGCCCGACCTGAAGGGAGAACGCACCCTGACGGAGCTGTCCTGGCACATCTCCGACCACTACCCGCTCTGGGTGGAATTCGCGATCCCCGGACCGTGACTTGCCCAACGCCGCGTCGACTCGCCTTCCAGCACGTGGCACCGGGCACCGGCTTGAAGCGATCCGGGATCGGTGGAGTCGACGGACTGCCCCGAGTTAGGTGGAGTCGGTCGAGCATCAGAGTCCTTCAGGCAATTGGGCGGCCGCGCAGCTGGTCGACGGTCTTCGTCCGCGAGACGTGAGCGGAGGGTGTGCGGAGTCGGCGGGTGGGTGGGGTGGGCCGGAGCCGGCAGGCATGGAGAGCCTGGTCGATGTCGGCGTGTTCCCAGGGCGGGACGGACAGCGGGTTGGGGGCGTCAGGGTGGCCGCGCAGGGCTGCGAGTTGGCGGGCAGCGTCCATCAGCACCGTTGTCCAGGGGGGCAGTTCGGGCAGGCCATTGCTCGGCTGGGTGTGAAGGGCCTTGATCTGCTGACTGTTGTATCCGGTCAGCGCTGCCACTGCGACGCAGGCGGCGTGGACGGGGTGGGCGATGCGGGTGTGGATGCGGTCGGCGATCTGGACGGCGTGGGGGTGGACGTCGTCTTGGTGCGGTCCGGGCAGAGGCAGGGCCGGGATGGGGCCGGGAGGCAGGGACGAGGGAGTGAAGACGACGGCGGCGGGCTTCAGAGGCTGGGGTGGCATGCGGAACTGGAGGTCGTCCTCGCGCGGCAGGAAGGGTGCGCGGTGCTGCCACCACGGGTAGCCGGCGGGATGTCGCGGGTGGGGTGGGGGGCACCAGTGGGCGGCTGCGGCCTGTCGGTTGTCGAGGAGCCGGTGGTCGATGGTGTCCAGCAGGCTGAGGGTCGTCAGCGGGATGGGGCCGTTGCACAGCAGGGTCAGGCGGATGCCGGTTCGGGCGCTGAGTGCCAGTAGTTGCTCCCACTGTCCTGTGCTGAGCCGGTGGGCGCGGCAGATGGTCAGGTGGCTGATGCCCAGGGTGAGGATCCAGGCTGCGATGATGCGCCAGCTGCGGTTGGTGTTGGTGGCCCATGCGGGCAGGCCATGGTCTTTGTCGGGGAGGGGCAGGTGTTTGCCGAGGGCGCGGATCAGGTCGTGTGCCAGGTTGGGGCCGGTTCCGGCGAGCGGGGTGGGGTGGACGGTGATGCGTCCGTGGCGCGGCTGGTGGGCGGCGAACGCCAGACGCATGTAGTCCTGTTCGTCGCGCATGGTGACGACGAGGGTGACGAGGGGAAGCGGGGTGTTCTGGCGGGGCGGCCACGTCGGGCTCCACTCGCTGGCGTTGTTTGACCCGGCGGGTCCGGCCGCGTCGGGCGGGGGCAGGCGGGGGGTCATGACGTCTCCGGGCGTGGAGTGAGGTGGCGCAGGAGTGCGTCGGGGTCGGTGCGGGCGGGTCGGGTGGTGGTGCGGTGAGTGAGGGCTGCCCAGCGGCGGAAGTTGCCGTGGGCCCACATCTGGTCGAGGTGCAGGAGCAGGGCGGGGTCGGTGTTCTTCCAGTGCGGGTGGAAGGCAGGGATGACGGTGGTGATCTGGGTGGCATCGAGGGGATCGAGGTCGTGCCAGCGAGTCACGCGTGAGGCGAGCATGGCCGTGGTGCGCAGGGCGCGCAGGCGGTGGCTGCCGGCGGCCAGCACCATGGCGATGTGGGTGTGGGGGTCGTCGTAGAGGTAGCGGAGGTATTCCAGGCAGGAGGCGGAGAGTTGGTGGGCTTCGTCGATGGCCAGCAGCCGGGGCGGGTGGTGGAGGGCGTGGCGGATGAGGTCGTCGCTGGTGCCGGGGTCCTTGGGGGGCTGTCCGGGCAGGCCCAGGGCGTGGTGGAGGCTGTGGCGGAGGTCGCCTGGGCGGGCCTGGGGCTGGGGCAGGAGACGGATGGCGTGCCAGGCGGGGTGCTGGTCGAGCACCGTGTGCAGGGTGAATGTCTTGCCTGCCCCTGCGGGGGCGGCCAGGCACATCATGCCCTGCTCGGTGACGGTGGCCTCAAGGGCGGTGGCAGTGGCGGTGATCTGGGAGGTGTGGACGGTTCGGGCGCCGGTGAGGCCGAGGTGGTGGCGGGCGAAGCGGACGGTTCCGTGGGCGGTGGCGACCGGGGTGGTGCGGGTGGCCCGGCGGGAGAGGGCGGTGGTGTTCACCGGTCGTCGTCGCGGCGGACGGGTCGGGCGGGGCGGGATCGGCGGATGGCCCAGCGCGCGAGGGTCTCGTCGACTTCGCTCAGGCCGCGGCGCTTCATGCCCTCGAGCACATGGTGGGTGACCTTGGACCACATGCGGAAGGTGCCGCCGCCGGCTTCCAGGTCGATGAAGTTGATCAGCTCGGGTGAGACGTTGGCCCAGACGGGGTGGAACAGGGGGATGTTCTTGGCCACCTCCGCGGGCTCCATGGGGGTGAACTCCTGCCAGATATAGATCCGGGAGGCGAGAGCGGGCTCGTTGTAGAGGGTCTTGTAGCATTCCTCGCCGCCGACGAAGAGGACGGCAGGGCGGCTCTTTCCCTTGCCGGTGTCGTACAGGTGCCTGACGAACTCGAAGCATTCGCGGCTGAACTGCTGGGCTTCGTCGCAGACCAGGATGTAGGGGCGGCGGGCCAGGGCGCGCTTGAGGAGCCGGTCGAACTCGCTGGGGTGGGCGGGAGGCTTGCCTTCCAGGTGCAGGACGTCGAAGAGTTCCATGCGGATGTCGCGCGGGGTGGGGCGGGCCCTGAACTGCAGGAGCAGGACGAGGTCGGGGGCGACTTCCTTCAGTGCGGCCCGCACGGAGAAGGTCTTGCCCAGTCCGGCGTCGCCGTAGATGCAGGACATGGCGCGGGCGTCGATGGTGTCGGCGATGTTCTCGCCGGCCTCCAGGAGGGCTTCTGTGGCCACGATTCGGGCGTCGGGCAGGTCGAGGTAGAAGTCGGGTTCTTGGCAGCTGTCGTCGGCGGGGGTGGCGGTCATGGAGGTCTGCTCCTTACGGGGAAGAGGGGTGGACGGGAACAGGGATGGTGGGGCTGGGCAGTGCCCGGGTGGTACCGAGGTGGCGGCCGGCTGCCGGGTCGTGGACGTCAATCTCCTCGGTGTGAGGGCCGGGTTCGACGGTGACGCGGGCACCGATGTGGGCGAGCGCAAAGAGGGCGCTGTAGGTTTGGCCTCGCCAGTGGATGTGCCCGTGCGGGCTGATGGTGCGGACCTCGCCCGAGGGGGTGGGGGTCATGGGGCGGTGCTCTTCTCCTCGGTGCTGGCAGGTGCGGGCATGGCCCAGCGGGCGCCGGGGGTGACGCGGCGGGGCATGTATCCGGCGGGTACGCCGTCGTCCTTGGCCCGCGAGCATCGGGTGAGGGAGAGTTCGGCGGCGGCCTGGGCGCGGGTCATGGTCCCGGCGGTGCGTGCGGGCTCGGCCTGGGTGACGGCCTGGAAGCGGCGACGTCGGCGGCGTTTGGCCTCGGCCAGGTCGCGGCGCAGGCGCCGTACCCGTTCGTCGCGGG comes from the Streptomyces sp. DT2A-34 genome and includes:
- a CDS encoding serine peptidase; the protein is MEAQSPLTGDAASGLTVVAVHGVGNSFGADVSSGMREELRAVRGAAWTRHLADGLGVAPENINLDFAYYADKLLPGVAEQGADPLDGLNDPLEQEMLTAWSAQLGVPADVVQGHLTIPLRQITTWVATRFDLAEGPLRVFIRLLFREVAAYLRAHDCPNRLAAREEVAARIARQQPRVVIAHSLGSVVAYEALHAHPELQPELFLTLGSPLALPQAVFHRLCPTPQGATPHLNGQRPPGVGRWVNVADPGDPVAVPPQLSRYFKGLSLDHTAAIAPFDFHQAKNYLRSAATAATIGPYLDL
- a CDS encoding endonuclease/exonuclease/phosphatase family protein produces the protein MPSEADILAPPQRVAERVARWETFLDGVVPAKKDGVGANLLISTWNLRAFSDLTKAWTTPDGASPKRNFTDVHLIASVIRRFDVVAVQETRGNLRALRYLLKVLGDDWAFILTDVTLGKEGNGERLAFLFDTRRVKPSGLACELVVPIEQDAGVSAGELERQFARTPYAVSFLSQGQTFTLVTLHVLFGESAAGRVPELKAIAKWLATWAEREFGWDHNLIALGDFNIDRAGDPLFEAFTSTGLVPAPQLTGLARTIFDDPGAEHFYDQIAWFTKGQKHRPVLTLEATVGGHINFVPDLKGERTLTELSWHISDHYPLWVEFAIPGP
- a CDS encoding ATP-binding protein, giving the protein MNTTALSRRATRTTPVATAHGTVRFARHHLGLTGARTVHTSQITATATALEATVTEQGMMCLAAPAGAGKTFTLHTVLDQHPAWHAIRLLPQPQARPGDLRHSLHHALGLPGQPPKDPGTSDDLIRHALHHPPRLLAIDEAHQLSASCLEYLRYLYDDPHTHIAMVLAAGSHRLRALRTTAMLASRVTRWHDLDPLDATQITTVIPAFHPHWKNTDPALLLHLDQMWAHGNFRRWAALTHRTTTRPARTDPDALLRHLTPRPETS
- a CDS encoding ATP-binding protein, with protein sequence MTATPADDSCQEPDFYLDLPDARIVATEALLEAGENIADTIDARAMSCIYGDAGLGKTFSVRAALKEVAPDLVLLLQFRARPTPRDIRMELFDVLHLEGKPPAHPSEFDRLLKRALARRPYILVCDEAQQFSRECFEFVRHLYDTGKGKSRPAVLFVGGEECYKTLYNEPALASRIYIWQEFTPMEPAEVAKNIPLFHPVWANVSPELINFIDLEAGGGTFRMWSKVTHHVLEGMKRRGLSEVDETLARWAIRRSRPARPVRRDDDR
- a CDS encoding Mu transposase C-terminal domain-containing protein translates to MTPTPSGEVRTISPHGHIHWRGQTYSALFALAHIGARVTVEPGPHTEEIDVHDPAAGRHLGTTRALPSPTIPVPVHPSSP